GACATCTTCAGCCGCCCCGTCGACTGGAACAAGTTCGGGATCGTCTACGCCGGCGCGCAGAAGAACGTCGGCATCGCGGGCATCTCGGTCGTGATCGTGCGCGAAGACCTGCTCAAGCCCGTCCGCAAACTGCCGCGCATGATGAGTTACGAGGTGCTCGCCAGAGACGAGAGCCGCCACAACACGCCCCCGGTCTTCCCGATCTACATGTGCAACCTGGTTTTCAACTGGATCTTGAAGCAGGGCGGCGTCGCTCCGCTGCTCGAGCGCAATCGCGAGAAAGCGCAGATTGTTTACGACGTACTGGACAAGTCGAAGTTTTATAAGGGCCACGCCCGCCCCGACAGCCGCAGCCTGATGAATCTGACCTTCCACACCCCGAGCGCCGAGCTGGACGACCTGTTCTGCGAAGAAGCGTTCAAGGCGGGGATGGACCAGATCAAGGGCCACCGCAACACCGGGGGCATGCGCGCGAGCATGTACAACGCCTTCCCGCGCGAGGGGGCCGTCGCGCTCGCGGAGTTCATGCGCGAGTTCGAGAAGAAGCACGGATAAGGCGGGAAAGAACGCGGAGCCCGCGGAGGTCGCGGAGTGAATGCAAGGGAAGGGGAGTATCAATCTGATTCGCGTTCTCGCTTGCTTTGCTTGCATTGCATTTGTCTTCCCCTTTCCCAAAGGGGGTGGCATCGCGCAGACTCGGCGGAGCGATAACGGAGAGGGTTTCGGAAGTCCTTGAGTCGGCCAGACGTTCACTCAATCTGCTCGTCCATCTCATGTCTCCTCTCTCCGCGAAACTCCGCTTTCTCCGCCAACTCCGCGTTCTCTTCGACTTTCCCGCATTCAATAGCCTGTGCCGCTCTCGCTTTCCATTTCGAACATCTCGCCCGATCCGCGCGGGTCGCTCGCGCTGGCGTCATCGCTGATGGCGTCGCTCGGTGAGCCGCGGATCCAGTTCGACGCGACGCTCGCGGGTCTGCGGTCGCGGGATTTGGATCGCTCGGCGCGGCGGGATCTTGCTTCGATCCTCAAACGCGCGGGCGTGCGTGCGATGGGCATCGATCTGTTTCTGCCGCCGGCGCATCTGGCGGAATCGGCGCACGTCGATCGCGCGATCGGCGCCATCTTGGGCGCGATCGAATTGATATCGGAACTCGCGGCACTCGATGCGATCGAGTCGAAAGTGCTCTGTCTTTCGCTGCCGCCCAAGCCGCTCGCGCACGCGGTGCAGGCGATTTCCGGCGCCGCGCTCGAGCGCGGCGTGACGATCGCGGACTTCTCGCTGTCGGTCGCGGCGAATGTCCCAGCGTCCATCGCGCGCGGTGTCGATTGCGCGCAGGTTCTCGCCGCGGGGCAAGACCCGGCAGCGCTGATCGCGCGCGGCATTTCGGCGATCCGGCTTTGCGATTGGGATGGCGCGGCGCGGGTGCCGGTCGGAAAGGGACGCCTGGACGTGCGGTCTGTGGTCGCCTCGGCGTCGATTGCCGCGGCAATGGCGCCGGTGGTGATCGACCTGCGCGGGATCCGGGATGTTGCGCTGAACTGGGAAGAGGCGGCTCGCCGCGCGGTCCGAGAGTGGAACGAAGCGAGGCCGAGTGGCGGTTGATCGGGTGATCCGTGCCGCGGTTCGCAAGGGCGTTCTCGGCTATCCTGACCGACCCCGTCCCCCCCGTACGGAGTCACGATGGCGACACAGACGACGACCCAGCCCGACGCAAAGGTTCAATCGCTTCGCGAGTTGACGGATTCGTACCTGAAGATCGAATCGCAGCTCAAGCAGGGCGGCGGCGCGAAGGCGATCGAGCGCCAGCACGAGAAGGGGCGATTGACCGCGCGTGAGCGCGTCGAGAAGCTCATCGACAAGGGGAGTTTCTTCCAGGAGTACGGGCTCTGGTGCGCGTACGAGATGTACAAAGAGCATGGCGGCGCGCCGGCGGCGGGTGTCGTCACGGGTGTGGGCACGGTGCAGGGACGGCGCTGCATGATCGTCGCGAACGACGCGACGGTGAAGGCGGGCGCGTTCTTCCCGATGACGTGCAAGAAGATCATCCGGGCGCAGGCGATCGCGATGATGGCGAGTCTGCCCCTGATCTACCTCGTTGACAGCGCGGGCGTGTATCTGCCTTTGCAGGAAGATGTGTTTCCTGATACCGATGATTTCGGACGCATCTTCCGAAACAACGCGGTGATCAGCGCCGAGGGAATCCCGCAGATCGCGGCGATCATGGGCTACTGCGTCGCGGGGGGGGGATACCTGCCCGTGCTCTGCGACACGCTCCTGATGACGGAGGGTTCGGGACTTTATCTCGCCGGGCCGGCGCTCGTGAAGGCGGCGATCGGGCAGGAAGTCACCGACGAGGAACTCGGCGGCGCAGCGATGCACGCGAGCGTGAGCGGAACGATCGATTTCAAAGAGAAGGATGATGATGCGTGTTTGGCGCGGCTGCGCGAACTGGTCGCAAAGACCGGCGCTCATCGCTTTCATCCCGATCGGTTTGCCGAAGTGATGGGTTCGCCGGAGGCGATGGAGAAGTACTCGAAGTACATGCAGGTGATGGCCGAGCGGATGAAAGACGATCCGAACGTCGTTCACTACGAGGCAACATGCGACATCATCGAGGGCCAGATGCACGGCCGTCCGTTCAGGGCGACGAGCGAAATCTACGACGCGTTCACGGACAAATCGGGCGCCCAGTACGACGTGAAAGAAGTGCTGGCGTGCATCGTTGACGTTCGCGCAGAAAAGAACGCCGAAGGCCACGAGTCCCTCGCCCCTGACTTTGACGAATACAAAGCCGATTACGGCCAATCCATCGTCTGTGGCTACGCCCACATCGGCACCCGCCCCTGCGGCATCGTCGCCAACCAGAAGAAACTGGTGCAGCGCACCGTCGCCGGTGGCAAGACCGGGCCGACCAAGGCGGTGCAGATGCCCGGCGTGATCTATGACGACAGCGCCGACAAGGCCGCCCGCTTCATCATGGATTGCAACCAGCGCAAGATCCCGATCGTGTTCCTTCACGACACGACCGGTTTCATGGTCGGACGCGACAGCGAGCAGGGCGGCATCATCCGCGCCGGCGCGAAGATGGTGAACGCGATGAGCAACTGCATCGTGCCCAAGATCGTCGTCATCACCGGGGGCAGTTATGGCGCGGGCAACTACGCGATGTGCGGGCGTGCATTCGATCCGTTCCTGTCGTTCGCGTGGCCGAGCGCCAAATGCGCCGTGATGGGCGCGAACCAGGCGACCGGCGTGCTCACGACGATTGAAGAAGCCAGCCGCAAGCGCAAGGGCGAAACGATCGACCCCGAAACCCACAAGCAGATCTACAGTGCGATCCACGCGGGGTACACAGAGCAGGCCGATATCCGCCACGGCGCCGCGCGAGGCTGGCTCGACCGGATCATCGAGCCGCATAAAACCCGGGATGAACTGATCGAGGCGCTCGCGATCGCGGAGCAGGGGTGGGATTACAGCAAGCCGTTCAAGACGGGCGTGTTGCAGACGTAGCGCCGGTGCAGCATGCTGGACCAATAACTGAATTGTGAAGATCGCACGGAAATGGCTTTCGGGCGCGCCCGATAGGGCAGTCGTTCGCTATAGTGTCTTGACGTTCATGCTGTAGGAGGCGTGGGCGCACTGCGTTTTCGTGGGTTTTTGAGAGAGGCAAGACATGCAGAAGTTTGTGTTCGGCGCTGCCGCGCTCGCGGCGGGCGTCATGGTCCAGGTTGCTGGCGCTTCGGCCATCAACGACTGGAATCTCATTGTCAAGAACAAGCTCACGTCGTCTTCGGAAGTCGAAGGAAGGACGATGGTGGGGCAGCTTTCGGGCACGTCGAACTACGGGACGAAGCTGCTGCCGACATCGAGCTATCTGAATATCGATTCGCTGGTGGTCGGTTCGGGCGGTTCGGGCTCGAGCAATTACCAGGTGAACTCCGGGCGCGCCCGCCTGTTCGGCAGCAAGGGCGCGGCGAACTTCAACATGAACGGCGGCGGCGCGCTGATCCAGAACGACAGCAATGTCGGTTCGATGATCTCGAGCGCCTGGGCGGATGTGACCAATGCGTCTTCGTACTGCTCGAGCCTGAGCGCGACGAACACGGTCACCATCCCCAACAGCCAGCCAGCGGGTGTGATGTTCAATGCGATCGCGGGCGTCGGCGGCGTGGCGGTCTTCAACGTCAACGGCAATTCGCTCTTCCAGAACAGCCTTGTCCAGCAGATGGACATCGCGATGAACGGCGCCTCGACCGTCATCATCAATGTCGCCGGCACGAACATCACCTACAACGGCGGCAACATGCTCGGCGGGTTCAACATCCCCAACGCCTCCAAGATCATCTGGAACTTCTACGAGGCCACGACCCTGAACATCGACCGCCACTTCTTCGGTGCGATCCTCGCCCCGAAGGCCACGATGTCGAATTCAACGGCGATCGAGGGCAGCGTCTTCACTGACACGTTCAACCAGAACGGCGAAGTGCACCTGCCGAACTTCAGCGGGAACATCCCGGCGCCGGGCGCTTTGGCTCTAGGCGGATTCGGTCTGCTGCTCGCCGGTCGTCGCCGTCGGTGAGGCGGCCCCGCATCGACGAAATGATCAGATTGATCCGGGCGGGAGCGCGTGCTCCCGCCCGTTTTCGTTGCCGCGGCGAGATACGCGTGCCGAGAGGCCGTTTCGCTACGATGCGAATGTGAGCGAACTTGTCCGCATCACCGATGTTTCCCCGCGCGACGGGCTTCAGAACGAGCCCGGCGTGATCCCCACGGCCGACAAGGCCGAACTCGTCGAGTTGCTCTGCAAGACGGGCGTGGACGAGATCGAGGTGACGAGCTTTGTGAGTCCGAAGTGGGTGCCGCAGTTGGGGGATGCGCAAGAGGTGTTTGCGCGGCTTCTGAAACCCCCTCCCCGAGGGAGGGGGCAGGGGGTGGGCGAGGAATTGCCAACAGCGACACCATTTTGGCAGCCTCCGGCCCGCAATGCGCTCACCATGCGGCGAGCTCGCGAACTGCGCGCGAGAATGACTGGTCCAGAGTGGATCCTCTGGACGCACCTTCGCAAACGCGAGTTGATGGGGTTGAAGTTTCGGCGTCAGCACCCGTTCGGGCCGTTCATTCTCGATTATTTTTGCCAGGATCGATTGTTGGTCGTCGAGTTGGACGGAAGGTCGCATGACGATCCCGATTCCAAGCGACGTGACGCAGAGCGAAGCGATTACTTGGAATCCTGCGGGCTTTCCGTCTTGCGAGTGAGGAATGATCGTGTCATCGCTGATGGCTTAGCTGTTGCAAAGTACATTCGAAGAGTTGCGCAGGCGATTCCTGATGAGAAGGAACGACGCTTGTTTCCCTCGCGTCACGCGCCCACCCCCCAACCCCCTCCCTCGGGGAGGGGGCTCCTGCATCCCGTGTTCTCGGCTTTGGTGCCGAATGAGCGCGGGTTGCAGGGTGCTCTCGATACCAATCGTCTCGCGCACAGACACTTGATAGAAAAAGTCTCCGTCTTCACCGCTGCATCAGAGACGTTCTGCCAGAAAAACATCAACTGCTCGATCGCGGAATCCATCGATCGGTTTCGGCCGGTTGTTTCGGCGGCGCATCAGAATGGGATTGAGGTTCGGGCGTACATTTCGTGCGTGATCGCGTGCCCATTCGAGGGGCCGATCCCGGCTGCCGCGGTTGCCGACGTTGCCAAGCGGTTGATGGACTTGGGAGTGGATGAAGTCGACTACGGTGACACCATCGGCGCGGGATCGGCGGAGACAACGCGAGCGCTTCTGAAAGAAGTGCGGAACGTCGTTCCGATTGCTGGCGGGCGCGTGCTCAGTACTCTCCACCTCCACGACACCTTCGGCCGCGCGGCGGAGTGTGTGCGTGCCGCGCTCGATGTGGGCGTGCGGTCCTTCGATGGTTCGGTTGCCGGCTTGGGCGGGTGTCCCTATGCGAGCAAGACGCTCCCCGACGGGACGATCCAGCGTGCGCCGGGGAATATTTCGACGGAACTTCTCGTGCGCACGGTTCACGAAGCGGGTTACAAAACGAATGTGGATCTGGAGGCGTTGAGCGCTGCCGCGGCATTTGCACGTGAGATCGTCGCCAAGTCGCGTGCGGGCGATGGAAAGGGAAGCGCATGATCAAGTCGGCGCTCCAAGGCGACGTGTTCGAGATCGCGCTTTCGCGCCCGGAAAAGCGGAACGCGCTCACGCCCGAAATGCTGACGGATCTGCGAGCCGCAATCGCCACGGCACCGAAAGAAGCCGGGGCGTTCTTGCTGAGTGGCGAAGGCGCGGCGTTCTGCGCCGGCTTCGACCTTTCGCGTTGCAAGGATTCTCCGGACGGCGCGGTGATGCGAGCGCTTTTGAACGGGCTGCACCTGTGCATCGGTGCGCTCGCGGCACTCGACAGTCCGGTCATCATCGCGGCGCATGGAGCGGCAATTGCCGGCGGGTGCGCACTCCTGGGTGGCGGCGACGTGATCGTGACGAACGCGGATGCGAAACTGGGCTATCCGGTCGCGCGGTTGGGCGTTTCCCCCGCGGTCTCGGCTCCGTTCCTTCGCAATCTTGTCGGTGACGGCCCAACGCGAGCGCGTGAACTGGAGAATGGCCTGATCGACGGACGGGCGGCAATGGCGTGCGGGCTTGCGCATGAGTGCACGGACCGGGCCGAAGAAGTGCAAGAGCGGGCGAGTGCGATCGCGCAAGTTCTGGCGGCAAAGCCCCGCGGTGCGATGGCGGCAACGAAGCAATGGCTGAGAACGATCGTTCCGGTGCGGAGCGGAGAAGATGGGCTGCGGGCATCGCTTTCGCTGGTCGGGGGTGAAGAGGAGCAGCGGCTGCTTCCGCTGGCGTGGAGTTCTACCAGATAGATATGGGCAATTCATGAACTTTGTAACGCTTTCAGTCGAAGGTCCGGTCACGACGCTCACGCTGAATCGATCCGATGCGCGCAACGCGCTCTCGCTCGATCTTCTGCGCGATCTGCACAGCGCGGTGGATTCGATGCAGGTGGCGGGCGGGCCGCACGTGCTCGTTGTCACCGGCGCCGGCAAAGCCTTCTGCGCCGGAATGGATTTGAAGGCGGTGCTCGGGCACAACGATCTCGCGCTCGAATTGCTCACGTCGCTCGCGAAGCTGACCGTGAAGATTCGAGCGCTGCCGATGGTCGTGGTCGCGAAAGTGAACGGCGCCGCGATCGGAGGCGGGTGCGGGCTTGCGTGCGTTTGCGATCTCGCGGTCACGCACGCGGACTCGAAGATGGGCTACCCGGAGGTGGACCTCGGTGTCTGCCCGGCGGTGGTCGCGCCGTGGCTGGTTCGGAAAGTGGGGGCGGGGCGGGCTCGCAAGATTCTGCTCAGCGGCGGTCTGATGTCGGGGCGCAAGGCGCACGCTTGCGGCATGATCGATGTGCTGTGTGAATCGGCGGCGGAACTGGACGCGGCGACCGACTCGGTTGTGAAGAGGCTGGCGTCGGGCGGGCCGAACGCCCTCGCGGCGACAAAGAAGCTGCTGAACGAACTCGACGGTTCGCTTGATGAGGCGATCGTGATGAAGGGGGCGCAGCTTTCGGCCTCGGTGCTCGCGACGCCGGATGCGCAGGCGAGGTTGCGGGCAAAGCTGGGGGGGTAGCGCAAAGAGAAGAAGAGAAGGAGAGATAAAGAGACGGAGTGGCGGCTTCGCGGCTATTTGATGATGGAGCGCACGCCGGGGAGCGCTGCAAGCTTGCCCTGCACGATTTCCCACTCCGCGTGGTGCATCGAGAAGTACAGGCTTGAGCCGCCGAAAAGGGCGAGGATCGCGACGACCCAAAGCACCTTGAGCCATGAACGATGGCTCTTCATAAAGCCATAAACCGGCATTGAGATCCCGAGCGGCAGGAAGACTGCTCCGAAGATTCCGATCGCGGCCCAGATCGGCTTCTTGTCGTTGAGCGTGACGGCGATGGTGATGACGTAGGTCACGGCGAGGAAGAACGCCCATGCCGCGATGTAGAGATACATCGTTTTCAGGTTGCTTGATCCGATGGCCCACATCGCGATGAAGAGCGTGCACCAGGCGATGAACTGGTTGCGCGGGCCGAAGTAGAAATTGGGGATATAGGCGGAGACTTCATCCGTGATGCGGCGCGCGATCGGGCCGAGCGTGTCCGCCTGCATTCCTTGAGGGAGTTGCTCGGAAGCGGGCGCGGTGTTGTACTTGCACGAAACGCAGATGGTGGAGTCTTTGCCTAGGAGCGTGCCGCACTGCGGGCAGAACTCCTGGTGCATCGTGGAGAAGTAGTCGATCCCGGCGTGGGTCGCGGTCTCGGACATCGCATTGGCGCCGGCCTGACTCCCCGAGCGGCTGCCCGTTTTGACGTCGATGCCTTCGCGCGTGGCGCACTCCATGCACGCGTAGCGCCCGGTCTTGTCCTTGACTCGGCGCTTCTTGGAAACATCGATCCCGCAAATGACGCAGACTTTGTCGTCGACCACGTGCTGTCCTCGCCCCCAAATGTGTTGCTAATAGTCTACCAACTTCAGCGCACTTGTTGGTCAATCGGTTCTCTGCCTTTCGGTACGCGAATCACCGGGCTTCGTTCAGTCATATTTCCTACGCTCCTCACACTTTCAGCGGAGAACCGAATTGAGCAACGCCACTCCCCTTCCGATCGACCGCGCCGCCGACGGGTTCGCCACGCTCACCCTCGAACAACCGGGAAAGCCGGTCGTGGTGCTGGACCTGGAGCTGCTCCAAAGGCTCGATGCGGCTCTCAAAACCTTGGCGGGCGCCGGGGGGCGCGACATTCGGGGCTTAATTGTCCGGTCGGCTTCGGATAGGGTCTTTGTGGCCGGGGCGGACTTGAAAACGATTTCAGAGTGGGATGATGACCAGCTCGACCGGTATCTCGAGTTCGGGCAGCGCGTTTTCTGCACATTGGCGACGCTCCCGTTCCCGACCGTGGCGGCGATCAACGGTGCCGCCTTGGGAGGGGGTTTGGAGCTGGCGATGCACTGCGATGCGCTTGTCGCCGCACCTCCGGCCGGGAGAGACGGCCAGCCGGGGAAGCCCTATCCGGTGGGCTTGCCGGAGTGTTCGCTCGGGCTGTGCCCGGGATGGGGCGGAACGAACCTGTACCCGCTCAGCCTCGACAACCC
The DNA window shown above is from Phycisphaeraceae bacterium and carries:
- a CDS encoding enoyl-CoA hydratase/isomerase family protein, which produces MSNATPLPIDRAADGFATLTLEQPGKPVVVLDLELLQRLDAALKTLAGAGGRDIRGLIVRSASDRVFVAGADLKTISEWDDDQLDRYLEFGQRVFCTLATLPFPTVAAINGAALGGGLELAMHCDALVAAPPAGRDGQPGKPYPVGLPECSLGLCPGWGGTNLYPLSLDNPADAIRLCIEGKPMLFEEAKASGLFAEIASSQGELLETAKTWLKSAAANAAVVNYSEVDPWKRSPAQATKTLLSIDRMRGELPPSEESKVVLECLNTGLTKGYLAALAAERKHLVRLRHTPKAKQALAAFFARGK
- a CDS encoding enoyl-CoA hydratase/isomerase family protein, with the translated sequence MIKSALQGDVFEIALSRPEKRNALTPEMLTDLRAAIATAPKEAGAFLLSGEGAAFCAGFDLSRCKDSPDGAVMRALLNGLHLCIGALAALDSPVIIAAHGAAIAGGCALLGGGDVIVTNADAKLGYPVARLGVSPAVSAPFLRNLVGDGPTRARELENGLIDGRAAMACGLAHECTDRAEEVQERASAIAQVLAAKPRGAMAATKQWLRTIVPVRSGEDGLRASLSLVGGEEEQRLLPLAWSSTR
- a CDS encoding acyl-CoA carboxylase subunit beta gives rise to the protein MATQTTTQPDAKVQSLRELTDSYLKIESQLKQGGGAKAIERQHEKGRLTARERVEKLIDKGSFFQEYGLWCAYEMYKEHGGAPAAGVVTGVGTVQGRRCMIVANDATVKAGAFFPMTCKKIIRAQAIAMMASLPLIYLVDSAGVYLPLQEDVFPDTDDFGRIFRNNAVISAEGIPQIAAIMGYCVAGGGYLPVLCDTLLMTEGSGLYLAGPALVKAAIGQEVTDEELGGAAMHASVSGTIDFKEKDDDACLARLRELVAKTGAHRFHPDRFAEVMGSPEAMEKYSKYMQVMAERMKDDPNVVHYEATCDIIEGQMHGRPFRATSEIYDAFTDKSGAQYDVKEVLACIVDVRAEKNAEGHESLAPDFDEYKADYGQSIVCGYAHIGTRPCGIVANQKKLVQRTVAGGKTGPTKAVQMPGVIYDDSADKAARFIMDCNQRKIPIVFLHDTTGFMVGRDSEQGGIIRAGAKMVNAMSNCIVPKIVVITGGSYGAGNYAMCGRAFDPFLSFAWPSAKCAVMGANQATGVLTTIEEASRKRKGETIDPETHKQIYSAIHAGYTEQADIRHGAARGWLDRIIEPHKTRDELIEALAIAEQGWDYSKPFKTGVLQT
- a CDS encoding DUF559 domain-containing protein, coding for MSELVRITDVSPRDGLQNEPGVIPTADKAELVELLCKTGVDEIEVTSFVSPKWVPQLGDAQEVFARLLKPPPRGRGQGVGEELPTATPFWQPPARNALTMRRARELRARMTGPEWILWTHLRKRELMGLKFRRQHPFGPFILDYFCQDRLLVVELDGRSHDDPDSKRRDAERSDYLESCGLSVLRVRNDRVIADGLAVAKYIRRVAQAIPDEKERRLFPSRHAPTPQPPPSGRGLLHPVFSALVPNERGLQGALDTNRLAHRHLIEKVSVFTAASETFCQKNINCSIAESIDRFRPVVSAAHQNGIEVRAYISCVIACPFEGPIPAAAVADVAKRLMDLGVDEVDYGDTIGAGSAETTRALLKEVRNVVPIAGGRVLSTLHLHDTFGRAAECVRAALDVGVRSFDGSVAGLGGCPYASKTLPDGTIQRAPGNISTELLVRTVHEAGYKTNVDLEALSAAAAFAREIVAKSRAGDGKGSA
- a CDS encoding enoyl-CoA hydratase/isomerase family protein, encoding MNFVTLSVEGPVTTLTLNRSDARNALSLDLLRDLHSAVDSMQVAGGPHVLVVTGAGKAFCAGMDLKAVLGHNDLALELLTSLAKLTVKIRALPMVVVAKVNGAAIGGGCGLACVCDLAVTHADSKMGYPEVDLGVCPAVVAPWLVRKVGAGRARKILLSGGLMSGRKAHACGMIDVLCESAAELDAATDSVVKRLASGGPNALAATKKLLNELDGSLDEAIVMKGAQLSASVLATPDAQARLRAKLGG
- a CDS encoding choice-of-anchor A family protein — translated: MQKFVFGAAALAAGVMVQVAGASAINDWNLIVKNKLTSSSEVEGRTMVGQLSGTSNYGTKLLPTSSYLNIDSLVVGSGGSGSSNYQVNSGRARLFGSKGAANFNMNGGGALIQNDSNVGSMISSAWADVTNASSYCSSLSATNTVTIPNSQPAGVMFNAIAGVGGVAVFNVNGNSLFQNSLVQQMDIAMNGASTVIINVAGTNITYNGGNMLGGFNIPNASKIIWNFYEATTLNIDRHFFGAILAPKATMSNSTAIEGSVFTDTFNQNGEVHLPNFSGNIPAPGALALGGFGLLLAGRRRR